From the Francisella frigiditurris genome, one window contains:
- the rpsG gene encoding 30S ribosomal protein S7, which yields MSRRNRAPKRDILPDPKYKSQVVAKFVNHIMLDGKKSVAEKIVYGAFDKIKAKDSSVNEVEVFENALESISPLVEVKSRRVGGATYQVPVEVRPERRQTLGMRWIIEAARKRKESTMGDRVAAELLEAIEGRGAAVKKREDTHKMAEANKAFAHFRW from the coding sequence ATGTCTAGAAGAAATAGAGCTCCGAAGCGTGATATTTTACCTGATCCTAAGTATAAGAGTCAGGTTGTAGCTAAATTTGTAAATCATATTATGCTTGATGGCAAAAAATCTGTTGCAGAGAAAATTGTTTATGGTGCATTTGATAAGATTAAAGCAAAAGACTCTTCAGTTAATGAAGTTGAAGTTTTTGAGAATGCTTTAGAAAGTATTAGTCCTTTAGTTGAGGTTAAGTCTCGTAGGGTTGGTGGTGCTACATATCAGGTTCCTGTTGAGGTTAGACCTGAGCGTCGTCAAACATTGGGTATGAGATGGATTATAGAAGCTGCGCGTAAAAGAAAAGAAAGCACAATGGGTGATAGAGTGGCTGCAGAGTTGCTTGAAGCTATTGAAGGTAGGGGTGCTGCTGTTAAGAAGAGAGAAGATACTCATAAAATGGCGGAAGCAAATAAAGCATTTGCTCATTTCCGTTGGTAA
- the rpsL gene encoding 30S ribosomal protein S12 — protein MATVNQLVNSPRKRSVVKSKVPALKACPQRRGVCTRVYTTTPKKPNSALRKVARVRLTSGFEVTSYIGGEGHNLQEHSVVLIRGGRVKDLPGVRYHIVRGALDTSGVNNRKHGRSKYGTKRPKS, from the coding sequence ATGGCAACAGTCAATCAGTTGGTGAACAGCCCTCGTAAGAGATCGGTTGTTAAATCTAAGGTGCCTGCGTTAAAGGCGTGTCCTCAAAGAAGAGGGGTTTGTACAAGAGTTTATACAACAACTCCTAAGAAGCCTAACTCAGCACTTAGAAAAGTTGCTCGTGTAAGATTAACGAGTGGTTTTGAAGTTACAAGTTATATTGGTGGTGAAGGTCACAACCTGCAAGAGCATAGTGTTGTTCTTATAAGAGGTGGTAGGGTTAAGGATTTACCTGGTGTGCGTTACCATATCGTAAGGGGTGCTTTAGATACTTCAGGCGTTAATAATCGTAAGCATGGTCGTTCTAAGTACGGTACTAAGCGTCCTAAGTCTTAG